In a single window of the Nitrospira sp. genome:
- the holB gene encoding DNA polymerase III subunit delta', which yields MPFRDITGHEHPIAVLRAAVSHDRLGHAYLFHGEDAIGKRLTAIHLVQALNCEQPPSPDVLDSCGACRACLQIAARTHPDFIAIDPDRELANPAIKIEQVREIEQQFVYRPLMGERKICLIDEADRMTIGAANALLKTLEEPPGHALFLLITSRPNALPITIRSRCQQLRFTTPARTQVEAAVILKRELPPADARLLALVTEGRIGEALTLDVAALREWQRDCLAIVAPATLRSISAILTLAESLAKSDRGIETLTWLSRWIRDLLLVHVGGDHDQILHLEQLDQLQEYARTTDLTLLLDLIKEIERTQQNATRNLNLHMALESCLLKLRDALGLAPAGMPA from the coding sequence ATGCCCTTTCGCGATATCACCGGACATGAACATCCGATCGCGGTCCTGCGGGCCGCCGTCTCACACGACCGGCTGGGACATGCATATCTCTTCCATGGCGAAGACGCGATCGGGAAACGCCTGACGGCGATCCATCTCGTCCAGGCCTTGAACTGCGAACAACCGCCTTCACCGGATGTGCTGGACAGCTGCGGCGCCTGCCGCGCCTGCCTGCAGATCGCCGCGCGGACGCACCCGGACTTTATCGCAATCGACCCTGACCGTGAATTGGCCAATCCCGCCATCAAGATCGAGCAGGTCAGGGAAATCGAACAGCAGTTCGTCTATCGCCCGTTGATGGGCGAGAGAAAGATCTGCCTGATCGACGAAGCCGACCGCATGACCATCGGCGCCGCCAATGCACTGCTCAAAACGCTGGAGGAACCGCCGGGTCACGCACTCTTCCTCCTGATTACCAGCAGACCCAACGCGCTCCCCATCACCATCCGTTCGCGCTGCCAGCAACTCCGCTTCACCACACCGGCGCGCACGCAGGTCGAAGCCGCCGTGATCCTCAAGCGCGAACTGCCGCCGGCGGATGCGCGGCTCCTGGCGCTCGTCACGGAAGGCCGCATCGGCGAGGCGCTCACGCTGGATGTCGCCGCCCTGCGTGAATGGCAACGCGACTGTTTGGCCATCGTGGCCCCCGCGACGCTCAGATCGATCAGCGCAATCCTGACACTGGCCGAGAGCCTCGCCAAATCCGATCGTGGCATCGAGACGCTGACCTGGCTCAGCCGCTGGATCCGGGATCTCCTACTCGTCCATGTCGGCGGCGACCACGATCAAATTCTCCATCTCGAACAGCTCGACCAGCTCCAGGAGTATGCCCGCACGACCGATCTCACCCTGCTCCTCGACCTGATCAAGGAGATCGAACGCACACAGCAGAATGCCACCCGCAATCTGAATCTCCACATGGCCCTGGAATCCTGCCTGCTCAAACTCCGTGATGCCCTCGGCCTCGCACCCGCCGGAATGCCTGCCTAG
- a CDS encoding DUF4276 family protein has product MKWVRLYVTTEGQSERRFAEEVLRPHLANHYIDVKARVVLTNRKLGKRGGIIDYDKIRGDLHRLMLEDQQAEARFTTMIDLYALPNQFPGWTKAKQLTYPHDRIRVLEESLKADFADDRFLPYIQLHEFEALLYCDLSQLQKRISGSEAGFRKLAHEVKNIPPEEINEGATIAPSKRIIRHVPIYEKSKVRVGAAAAGAIGLSALRSKCPHFSSWVKSLEALAPHATKK; this is encoded by the coding sequence ATGAAATGGGTTCGGCTCTACGTTACGACCGAAGGGCAATCAGAGCGAAGGTTTGCTGAAGAAGTATTACGCCCGCATCTAGCAAACCATTACATCGATGTGAAGGCACGAGTTGTCCTTACCAACCGAAAGCTTGGGAAACGTGGCGGCATCATTGACTACGACAAGATTAGAGGCGACCTTCACCGACTCATGCTCGAAGACCAGCAGGCAGAAGCCCGGTTTACCACTATGATTGATCTGTATGCACTGCCCAATCAATTCCCTGGCTGGACCAAAGCGAAGCAATTAACGTATCCTCATGATCGCATAAGAGTGCTGGAAGAATCGCTTAAAGCCGACTTTGCAGATGATCGCTTCCTCCCATATATCCAGCTTCACGAATTTGAAGCCTTGCTTTACTGTGACCTTTCACAACTCCAGAAGCGGATTTCAGGATCAGAGGCTGGATTTAGGAAACTCGCACACGAAGTCAAAAATATTCCCCCAGAAGAAATAAACGAAGGGGCAACCATAGCTCCCAGCAAGCGCATTATTCGCCACGTGCCCATCTACGAAAAAAGCAAAGTACGCGTTGGCGCAGCTGCGGCCGGAGCCATCGGCCTCTCAGCCCTGCGAAGCAAATGCCCTCATTTTAGTTCCTGGGTCAAGAGCCTTGAAGCCCTTGCTCCCCATGCTACTAAGAAATAA
- a CDS encoding alkaline phosphatase family protein — translation MRWKLILGTMALPLAMGACVLAASSPRGDSPTHAPLPRPDHIVIVIEENHSYSQIIDSPHAPYINELAAKGALFTQSFGITHPSQPNYLALFSGSTQDITDNSCPHTLITPNLGSALLAAGLTFAGYSEDLPSAGSVICKDGSYARKHNPWVNWQNSSTNGLPAEINLPLTSFPADYRALSTVSIVVPNQANDMHHGKDPEAIQTGDRWLRDHVEAYVQWAQQHNSLLIVTWDEDNDHAKENNRIVTLFVGPMVNAGRYDQRITHYNVLRTIEDLYGLPHSGASADAAPITRIWKVPTNP, via the coding sequence ATGCGCTGGAAACTCATACTCGGAACGATGGCGTTGCCGCTGGCGATGGGCGCGTGCGTGCTGGCTGCGTCTTCACCTAGAGGCGACAGCCCGACTCATGCCCCGTTGCCCAGACCCGATCATATCGTGATCGTGATCGAAGAGAACCATTCCTATAGCCAGATCATCGATTCGCCCCATGCGCCCTACATCAATGAATTGGCCGCCAAGGGTGCGTTATTCACACAGTCGTTCGGGATCACCCACCCGAGCCAGCCGAATTACCTCGCGTTGTTTTCAGGATCGACGCAGGACATCACCGACAATTCGTGCCCGCATACGTTGATCACGCCGAATCTTGGGTCTGCATTGCTGGCAGCCGGGCTGACGTTCGCCGGATATTCTGAAGACCTGCCCTCAGCGGGCTCGGTGATCTGCAAAGACGGGAGTTATGCCCGCAAACATAATCCCTGGGTCAATTGGCAGAACAGCTCGACCAATGGCCTCCCGGCAGAGATTAATCTGCCCCTGACGAGTTTCCCGGCCGACTATCGTGCGCTCTCCACGGTCAGCATCGTCGTGCCGAACCAGGCGAACGACATGCACCACGGCAAGGATCCGGAGGCCATTCAAACGGGGGATCGGTGGCTTCGGGACCACGTGGAGGCCTATGTTCAGTGGGCTCAGCAGCACAATAGCCTGCTGATTGTGACGTGGGATGAGGATAATGATCACGCGAAGGAGAATAACCGAATCGTGACGCTCTTCGTCGGTCCCATGGTGAACGCGGGGCGTTACGACCAACGGATCACCCACTACAATGTCCTGCGCACAATTGAAGATCTCTACGGACTTCCCCACTCCGGCGCAAGCGCCGATGCCGCTCCGATCACTCGGATCTGGAAAGTTCCGACCAATCCGTAA
- a CDS encoding cation diffusion facilitator family transporter yields MTGLASFEHLRSRLYLSLGLNALVITAEFIGGFLLDSVGLMSDAGHNLVDQGSLFLALYAHILTRQPASETRTFGYHRAGVIAAFLNSFILVLTAIGITLVGLKRLLHPVPVDGGWIMGIAAISFAANLSIALLLQHGAKDDLNIRSAFWHMLGDAWVSLGVVLSGGAIMLTGWTVLDPLISLLVVGAILHGAWPLFRESLDVLLESTPPTISASQVATTIESLPGVKNVHDLHIWAVEPRLIMLTAHVLVDGDDAVLTNALLRSIHDRITADFGIKHMTIQLETHCCDPDDVHCDLTKLTAQHPELEALTHHH; encoded by the coding sequence ATGACCGGTCTCGCCTCATTTGAGCATCTGCGCTCCCGCCTGTACCTCTCGCTCGGGCTGAATGCCCTGGTCATCACCGCGGAATTCATCGGCGGCTTCCTCCTCGACAGCGTCGGTCTGATGAGCGACGCAGGACACAATCTCGTCGATCAGGGCTCGCTCTTTCTGGCGCTGTATGCGCACATCCTCACCAGGCAGCCGGCCAGCGAAACCCGCACGTTCGGTTACCATCGCGCCGGCGTCATTGCCGCGTTTCTCAACTCGTTCATCCTGGTGCTGACGGCGATCGGCATTACCCTCGTGGGCCTCAAGCGGTTGCTGCATCCGGTTCCGGTGGACGGCGGGTGGATCATGGGCATTGCCGCCATAAGCTTTGCGGCCAATCTCAGCATCGCCTTGCTGCTCCAGCATGGCGCGAAAGACGACCTGAACATCCGCAGCGCCTTTTGGCACATGCTGGGCGATGCCTGGGTCTCGCTCGGCGTCGTGTTGAGCGGCGGCGCGATCATGCTAACGGGCTGGACAGTGCTCGATCCGCTCATCAGCCTCCTCGTGGTCGGCGCCATTCTCCACGGGGCCTGGCCGCTGTTCAGAGAATCCCTCGATGTGCTGTTGGAATCCACCCCGCCCACGATCAGCGCGTCACAGGTCGCCACGACAATCGAGTCCCTGCCTGGCGTAAAGAATGTGCACGATCTCCACATCTGGGCCGTGGAGCCCCGGCTCATCATGCTGACCGCCCATGTGCTGGTGGATGGAGACGACGCCGTCCTCACCAACGCGCTGCTGCGCTCGATCCATGACCGAATCACCGCCGACTTCGGCATCAAACACATGACGATCCAATTGGAAACGCACTGCTGCGATCCCGACGATGTCCATTGCGATCTGACCAAGCTCACCGCGCAGCATCCTGAACTCGAAGCCCTCACCCATCACCATTGA
- a CDS encoding DUF4926 domain-containing protein: MIQELEDVILECDLPKHGLRRGDIGAVVLIHRGGEGYEVEFTTLDGETVAVVTLLASQVRPAHKREIAHARELAGSAS; this comes from the coding sequence ATGATTCAGGAGTTAGAAGACGTGATTCTGGAATGCGACCTTCCCAAGCACGGGCTCAGGCGAGGAGACATTGGGGCTGTGGTGTTGATTCATCGCGGCGGCGAAGGCTATGAGGTCGAATTTACGACATTGGATGGTGAGACGGTGGCGGTCGTGACGCTGTTGGCTTCTCAGGTTCGTCCGGCGCACAAACGTGAGATCGCCCACGCGCGCGAACTGGCTGGTTCGGCTTCGTAG
- a CDS encoding BrnA antitoxin family protein yields the protein MKRNTTKKRSRTNWARIDALKDKAIDMSDIPEQGKAFFKRAVLRLPEPKTAVTIRLDQQVLKWFKAKGPGYQTRINALLRAYMEAHKS from the coding sequence GTGAAGAGAAACACTACCAAGAAGCGGTCGCGGACGAACTGGGCAAGAATTGATGCGCTGAAGGATAAGGCTATCGATATGTCCGATATCCCGGAACAGGGGAAAGCCTTCTTCAAGCGCGCGGTGCTCAGGCTTCCTGAACCGAAGACGGCCGTCACGATCCGGCTCGATCAACAGGTCTTGAAGTGGTTCAAAGCAAAAGGTCCCGGCTATCAGACGCGAATTAATGCCCTCCTCAGGGCCTACATGGAAGCGCACAAGTCCTGA
- a CDS encoding DUF2442 domain-containing protein, with the protein MQPTQVSQSNRAASVEPAIQPIAPWRVASVHAEPERQLRVTFVDGTTGTVDLRNFLNAPQIQGTVFEPLRDPAVFAQMRVAMGVVQWPNGADLAPDAMYDAIKLHGCWIVE; encoded by the coding sequence ATGCAGCCAACTCAAGTCTCCCAATCCAATCGAGCCGCTTCTGTAGAGCCGGCGATTCAACCGATCGCGCCTTGGCGGGTTGCTTCCGTGCATGCTGAGCCTGAGCGGCAGTTACGGGTCACGTTTGTCGATGGCACAACAGGTACGGTCGATCTGCGGAATTTTCTGAATGCCCCTCAGATCCAGGGCACGGTATTCGAGCCGTTGCGCGACCCGGCAGTGTTCGCCCAAATGCGCGTCGCTATGGGAGTCGTGCAATGGCCCAATGGCGCCGATCTCGCGCCCGATGCGATGTACGATGCGATCAAACTGCACGGCTGTTGGATTGTTGAATGA
- a CDS encoding phosphatase PAP2 family protein, whose protein sequence is MSLDESLFLAINGLASRSEFFDHLFLRLSATSTLYLPVACAAGYWIMRRRWEALLGSPFLAGAVGLSDFLGGQLKWVFARVRPCHAIHEAIVVGGGACGRLFSFPSNHAMNTAAAAAFLQVLYPKTGWISWPIVSLVGLSRVYVGAHYVTDVFGGWVLGGLIGGGIAWALLQWPRFRTAAQSSVSLSR, encoded by the coding sequence ATGAGCCTCGACGAATCACTCTTTCTTGCCATCAATGGCCTTGCCAGCCGCTCGGAATTCTTCGATCATCTGTTTCTCAGATTGAGCGCGACCAGTACGCTCTATCTGCCGGTGGCCTGTGCCGCAGGCTATTGGATCATGCGCCGGCGGTGGGAAGCGTTGCTCGGGAGCCCGTTTCTGGCCGGCGCCGTCGGGCTGTCGGATTTTCTCGGCGGGCAGCTGAAGTGGGTGTTTGCGCGAGTGCGGCCGTGCCATGCGATTCATGAGGCCATCGTCGTCGGGGGCGGAGCCTGCGGACGCTTATTCAGTTTTCCCTCCAACCATGCGATGAACACGGCGGCGGCTGCCGCCTTTCTACAAGTGCTCTATCCCAAGACCGGCTGGATCAGCTGGCCGATCGTCTCGCTGGTGGGACTCTCGCGGGTCTATGTCGGAGCGCACTATGTGACTGATGTATTCGGCGGGTGGGTCTTGGGCGGACTGATCGGCGGCGGCATCGCCTGGGCGCTGCTGCAGTGGCCGAGGTTTCGCACGGCCGCGCAGTCATCGGTTTCTCTCTCGCGGTAG
- a CDS encoding GTP-binding protein, producing MPVPFYLLCGSLGAGKTTLLMRLLEYWKSQGLRAGVLMNEAGDVSIDGPRAGTIAEQVMNLAGGCVCCDTKEDLSWGIAQLVNDAASDVVIIECSGLADPAEVIDAVTDLYTARLATLERVIALLHPIASDTSHSSHSSQYVTAQAIRCADELILNKQDLYVPGHWEGFKSGIVKQNPYARIWETTHARIDAAALLAPVQQARPAKQTNVVFGEPRPSSSRKRADYHPIATTVKLPAPLNRTRFETWTKSLPKELERAKGFFRFAGEPELQEFQYAPPGAPTIAPIMLLDEPSPAIVLIGRGYDVETLRTALLACMET from the coding sequence ATGCCAGTCCCCTTCTATCTCCTTTGCGGCTCGCTGGGCGCGGGCAAGACCACACTCTTGATGCGCCTGCTGGAATATTGGAAGAGTCAGGGCCTCAGGGCCGGCGTGCTGATGAACGAAGCGGGCGACGTAAGCATCGACGGCCCGCGCGCCGGCACGATCGCTGAACAGGTGATGAATCTGGCAGGCGGCTGTGTCTGCTGCGATACGAAGGAAGATCTCTCCTGGGGCATCGCGCAGCTCGTCAACGACGCTGCCTCCGATGTCGTCATCATCGAGTGCTCGGGGCTGGCCGATCCGGCTGAGGTCATCGACGCCGTGACGGACCTCTACACCGCCCGCCTCGCCACGCTGGAACGGGTAATTGCCCTGCTCCATCCCATCGCCAGCGACACCAGCCACTCCAGCCACTCCAGCCAGTATGTCACCGCGCAAGCGATTCGCTGCGCGGACGAACTCATCCTCAATAAGCAGGATCTCTATGTGCCGGGCCACTGGGAGGGATTCAAAAGCGGGATCGTGAAACAGAACCCCTATGCCCGCATCTGGGAAACCACGCATGCGCGCATCGACGCCGCGGCGCTCCTGGCGCCGGTGCAGCAGGCGCGACCGGCCAAACAGACGAACGTGGTTTTCGGCGAGCCTCGCCCTTCAAGTTCTCGCAAACGCGCAGACTATCATCCCATCGCCACGACCGTGAAACTTCCCGCACCGCTAAATCGCACACGATTTGAGACTTGGACCAAGTCATTGCCCAAAGAACTCGAACGGGCCAAAGGCTTCTTTCGCTTCGCGGGTGAGCCGGAGCTGCAGGAATTTCAATACGCCCCGCCCGGAGCTCCCACCATCGCCCCCATCATGCTCCTCGACGAACCCAGTCCCGCCATCGTCCTCATCGGGCGTGGCTATGACGTGGAGACATTGCGAACCGCACTGCTGGCTTGCATGGAAACGTAG
- the metG gene encoding methionine--tRNA ligase: MRDQNTFYITTPIYYVNDVPHIGHAYTTVAADVLARYWRLRGRDVMFLTGLDEHGQKVQQAAAKAGIDPQAHCDKLAPQFQDLWKRLNISNDAFIRTTDAPHKKVVQRYLQELYDKQLIYKDSYTGWYCTYDERFWTEKDVLGGICPDCKRPIEQLSEHNYFFKMGQYQEQLIDHIKQYPHFIRPESRRNEVLGFLTTQKLGDLSISRPKSRLSWGIELPFDHDYVTYVWFDALVNYISALEYKLTTPSVNRYWPASVHLVGKDILTTHAVYWSTMLMALNLPLPETIFAHGWWTVDGEKMSKSRGNVVDPNKMVETYGIDAFRYFLLREVPFGQDGDFSQTAMITSINSDLANGIGNLLSRTLTMIERFADGKIPASGPAALPELEEKIAQAATQLPAMLERGFSALTFRDNLQTIGELASLCDEYIDKAAPWKLAKNPDDAPKLKTVLNTAARALRLLAVSLHPFMPQTTEQLARQLGYHFDFTKAVPASAYQWDSPVADLPIAKGAPLFPRIEIAADSKTATAKDAPKAQKDSSKKGAKPVSDTPATPQPVPATATTTPAVTTATPAAPAAVPAPAAPPQISIDDFMKIQLKTAKVISAERIPKSEKLLKLQVSLGTEQRQIVAGIGKKYEPEALVGKMIVIVANLKPAKLMGIESQGMVLAAGDSEVRGLATILEEVEPGTKVK; this comes from the coding sequence ATGCGAGATCAAAACACGTTCTACATTACGACGCCGATTTACTACGTGAACGATGTGCCGCACATCGGCCACGCCTACACCACTGTCGCCGCCGATGTGCTCGCGCGCTACTGGCGTCTGCGGGGTCGCGACGTCATGTTCCTGACCGGCCTCGACGAGCACGGACAGAAAGTGCAGCAGGCCGCCGCAAAGGCCGGCATCGATCCGCAGGCCCATTGCGACAAGCTGGCGCCGCAGTTCCAAGACCTCTGGAAACGGTTGAACATTTCGAATGATGCCTTCATCCGCACCACCGATGCGCCGCACAAGAAAGTCGTTCAACGATATCTTCAAGAGCTCTACGATAAGCAGCTGATTTATAAGGACTCGTACACAGGTTGGTATTGCACGTACGACGAACGGTTCTGGACTGAAAAAGATGTCCTGGGAGGGATCTGCCCGGACTGCAAACGCCCCATCGAGCAGCTCAGCGAGCACAACTATTTCTTTAAGATGGGGCAGTATCAGGAACAGCTCATCGACCACATCAAGCAGTACCCGCACTTCATCCGGCCCGAGTCCCGCCGCAACGAAGTCCTGGGGTTCCTGACCACTCAGAAGCTCGGCGACCTATCGATCTCCCGACCCAAGTCGCGCCTCTCGTGGGGCATCGAATTGCCGTTCGATCACGACTACGTGACCTACGTCTGGTTCGACGCCCTGGTCAATTACATCTCCGCATTGGAATACAAGCTGACGACACCCTCGGTTAATCGCTACTGGCCGGCCTCTGTCCATCTCGTCGGGAAAGACATCCTCACCACCCATGCCGTCTATTGGTCGACGATGTTGATGGCGCTAAACCTGCCGCTGCCGGAAACCATCTTTGCGCATGGCTGGTGGACCGTCGACGGCGAGAAGATGTCGAAGAGCCGCGGCAACGTCGTCGATCCCAACAAGATGGTCGAGACCTACGGCATCGATGCCTTCCGTTACTTCCTCCTGCGCGAAGTCCCGTTCGGACAAGACGGAGATTTCTCACAGACGGCGATGATCACCAGCATCAACAGCGACTTGGCCAACGGCATCGGCAATCTACTCAGCCGTACCCTCACGATGATCGAGCGTTTCGCAGACGGGAAGATTCCGGCAAGCGGCCCGGCCGCGCTCCCGGAACTCGAAGAGAAGATCGCCCAGGCCGCCACGCAATTGCCGGCCATGTTGGAACGAGGCTTCAGCGCGCTCACCTTCCGCGACAATCTACAAACGATCGGCGAACTGGCCAGCCTCTGCGATGAATACATCGACAAAGCCGCGCCCTGGAAGCTGGCGAAGAATCCCGACGACGCGCCGAAACTGAAAACGGTCCTGAATACCGCCGCCCGCGCCCTGCGCCTGCTGGCCGTCTCACTCCACCCGTTCATGCCGCAGACGACGGAACAACTGGCCCGGCAGCTCGGCTACCACTTTGACTTTACCAAGGCCGTCCCGGCTTCCGCCTACCAGTGGGACAGCCCCGTGGCCGATCTCCCGATCGCCAAGGGAGCGCCGTTGTTCCCCCGGATCGAAATCGCCGCAGACTCGAAGACAGCCACCGCAAAAGACGCGCCCAAGGCACAGAAAGATTCATCGAAAAAAGGAGCCAAACCAGTGAGCGACACACCCGCGACCCCGCAACCGGTTCCCGCCACAGCCACCACGACCCCGGCCGTAACAACAGCAACTCCCGCGGCACCGGCAGCAGTGCCCGCACCGGCCGCGCCGCCACAGATCAGCATCGACGACTTCATGAAGATTCAGCTGAAGACGGCGAAAGTCATCAGCGCGGAGCGTATACCGAAGTCGGAGAAGCTGTTGAAGCTCCAAGTCTCACTCGGCACGGAGCAACGGCAGATCGTGGCAGGCATCGGCAAGAAGTATGAGCCGGAGGCACTCGTCGGCAAGATGATCGTGATCGTCGCGAATCTGAAACCGGCGAAGCTCATGGGCATCGAGTCGCAGGGCATGGTCCTGGCCGCCGGCGACAGCGAAGTGCGCGGCCTCGCCACCATCCTGGAAGAAGTGGAACCGGGCACCAAGGTCAAATGA
- a CDS encoding methyltransferase domain-containing protein, translating into MKTTILLAALCVTLAGSALAEDQHQHRRPDDIKQYLEHLDSTERDRYQKPAEVIDALRLKPGMAVADLGSGSGYFTRRFIEAVTETGMVYAVDVEPEMLAYAKESVIHMHTAYTAEFILAQPDNPKLPYESVDLLFVCNTIHHLENRSKYFRDLRSSLKPGARIAIIDFYPDERSGDLGFPKHHLVARDTVVQELAAAGYQLAHEHSFLPKQYFLEFTVK; encoded by the coding sequence ATGAAGACGACAATTCTGCTCGCAGCCTTGTGCGTCACCCTCGCCGGTTCTGCGCTCGCTGAAGACCAGCACCAGCATCGGCGTCCGGACGACATCAAACAATATCTGGAGCATCTCGACAGTACGGAGCGGGATCGCTATCAGAAGCCCGCCGAGGTGATCGATGCGCTCAGATTGAAACCGGGCATGGCCGTCGCCGATCTCGGCTCAGGATCAGGCTACTTCACCCGCCGCTTCATCGAAGCTGTCACCGAGACCGGAATGGTCTATGCCGTGGATGTCGAACCGGAGATGCTGGCCTACGCCAAAGAGAGCGTCATCCATATGCACACCGCCTACACGGCCGAGTTCATCCTCGCGCAGCCGGATAATCCTAAGCTGCCATATGAATCCGTTGATCTCCTCTTCGTCTGCAACACCATCCATCACCTTGAGAACCGGTCAAAATACTTCCGCGATCTCCGGTCGTCCTTAAAACCAGGAGCGCGCATCGCCATCATCGACTTCTACCCGGACGAACGATCCGGCGACCTCGGGTTCCCCAAACACCATCTCGTCGCGCGAGACACCGTCGTCCAGGAACTGGCCGCAGCAGGGTATCAACTCGCACACGAGCACAGCTTCCTACCGAAACAGTATTTCCTGGAATTCACGGTGAAATAG
- a CDS encoding AAA family ATPase: MKVREKHPLENVSLSGYKSFRELESFPMHCGLNVLIGANGSGKTNFIRFFELLGNIMDANKGLQNYVSSRGRADAFLFQGMKVTPEFKAHLKFGLNEYTFTLRAADDRSLFFAQESAPFKGPLYGPIKNDQGSGHLESPLARSTNLSSSQQWVVSTIRDWRVYHFHDTSPSAPVMGRCNIVDNDVLHSNAANIAAFLMDLSNRYTEHYEQILETVRQVAPFFGTFVLKEVGSGETQLLWKDRYSDLLYYPHQLSDGTVRYICLATLLLQPNPPSTILIDEPELGLHPQAIKLLASLLHEASDRAQLIVSTQSSVLLDEFEPEQVIVANHQDGETVLARQDRSRLEAWLKEYTLGQLWEKNELGGQP; encoded by the coding sequence ATGAAGGTCCGAGAAAAACACCCTTTGGAAAATGTTTCCCTTTCCGGCTACAAATCGTTTCGGGAACTTGAGTCCTTCCCAATGCACTGTGGACTCAACGTTCTCATCGGAGCCAACGGATCAGGGAAAACCAACTTCATTCGATTCTTTGAATTGCTTGGCAACATCATGGATGCCAACAAAGGATTGCAGAATTACGTCAGCAGCCGTGGCCGTGCTGACGCTTTCCTTTTTCAAGGCATGAAAGTAACACCAGAGTTCAAAGCACATCTTAAGTTTGGACTTAACGAATATACATTCACCCTGCGAGCAGCTGATGATAGGTCTCTCTTTTTTGCCCAAGAATCTGCACCATTCAAAGGCCCTCTCTATGGCCCCATAAAGAACGACCAAGGTAGTGGACACCTAGAAAGTCCCTTGGCCAGATCAACCAACCTCAGCAGCTCGCAACAGTGGGTGGTAAGCACCATCCGAGACTGGCGAGTTTATCACTTTCATGACACCTCCCCATCAGCCCCAGTCATGGGCAGGTGTAATATCGTTGACAATGACGTACTACATAGCAACGCCGCAAATATTGCTGCATTCCTCATGGACCTGTCTAATCGCTATACAGAACATTATGAACAAATTCTTGAGACCGTTCGCCAGGTCGCACCATTTTTCGGTACATTTGTCCTTAAGGAAGTGGGCTCAGGGGAAACCCAGTTGCTCTGGAAAGACCGGTACTCCGATCTTCTGTACTACCCTCATCAACTCTCCGACGGAACAGTGCGCTATATCTGTCTCGCTACCCTTCTCCTACAACCAAACCCACCTTCAACAATCCTTATAGACGAACCTGAACTCGGGCTACACCCTCAAGCCATCAAACTCTTGGCCAGCCTGCTGCACGAAGCATCTGATCGAGCTCAACTGATCGTTTCGACACAGTCATCAGTATTGCTTGATGAGTTTGAGCCTGAGCAGGTAATTGTCGCAAACCATCAAGATGGCGAAACAGTTCTGGCACGTCAAGACCGGAGTAGGCTTGAAGCATGGCTCAAAGAATACACCTTGGGTCAACTGTGGGAAAAGAATGAGCTCGGAGGCCAACCCTGA
- a CDS encoding DUF4160 domain-containing protein produces MPTISIFYGIVIQMFWRDHNPPHFHALYGEHEAIFDLRNLTVLRGALPRHAMALVLEWATDHRDALMEDWNLCSQLKSPNPIEPLL; encoded by the coding sequence ATGCCGACGATCAGCATCTTCTATGGTATCGTGATTCAAATGTTCTGGCGGGATCATAATCCGCCGCACTTCCATGCGCTCTACGGAGAACATGAAGCCATCTTTGATCTGCGAAATCTGACGGTACTGCGCGGGGCGCTCCCCCGTCACGCGATGGCGCTTGTTCTGGAGTGGGCCACCGACCATCGAGATGCTCTCATGGAGGACTGGAATCTATGCAGCCAACTCAAGTCTCCCAATCCAATCGAGCCGCTTCTGTAG